From a single Acidobacteriota bacterium genomic region:
- a CDS encoding amidohydrolase family protein, producing the protein MKSLDPRLKKRKSSRTKKTLKIDIHVHVYGRGDGGTGCFMRGKFYQSLLIPFLKLYHGIYGREFRDNLDAMYIGMIFQKLGESPSIEGAVLLAHDRIYRHDGAIDPRTHLFTPNDYVLALVRDQERLFEEVLKKNNMKIMTEMNKKRVFAGVSVHPDRKEAIDEIHRCKEQGAVLIKLLPDSQNFDPMNKKYKEYYETLHRLSLPMLVHTGGEHILRTLNKEYRNPERLKLPLDCGVTVIAAHCGMKSGIADRDFFENFSSMVGSHDHFYGDTAALLIPTRRRPLKKLLKNDTHFKKLVHGSDIPVPSIPASLTGIVPLEQIKKIARIRNPFERDYLAKKAAGFPDDVFSRASDILNLKAEIK; encoded by the coding sequence ATGAAATCGTTGGACCCGAGGTTGAAAAAGAGAAAATCATCGAGGACGAAGAAGACGTTGAAGATTGACATACATGTCCATGTATACGGTCGGGGAGACGGGGGAACGGGTTGTTTCATGAGAGGGAAGTTCTATCAATCTCTGTTGATTCCTTTCCTGAAACTATATCATGGCATCTACGGGAGAGAGTTCCGGGACAATCTCGATGCCATGTACATCGGGATGATCTTCCAAAAGCTTGGAGAATCGCCTTCCATCGAGGGTGCAGTCCTTCTAGCTCATGATCGGATTTACAGACATGACGGAGCGATCGACCCGCGAACTCATCTCTTCACTCCAAACGATTACGTTCTCGCCCTCGTCAGAGACCAGGAAAGATTATTTGAAGAAGTCCTCAAGAAAAATAATATGAAAATCATGACCGAAATGAATAAAAAGAGGGTATTTGCAGGTGTCTCCGTCCATCCCGACAGAAAGGAAGCCATCGACGAAATCCATAGATGCAAGGAGCAAGGGGCCGTTCTCATAAAACTGTTACCGGATTCTCAAAACTTCGATCCGATGAACAAAAAATACAAGGAGTACTATGAAACGCTCCATCGATTGAGCCTTCCCATGCTGGTTCACACAGGAGGAGAGCACATCCTGAGAACGCTGAATAAAGAGTACAGGAACCCTGAGCGGTTGAAACTTCCCCTCGATTGTGGGGTAACGGTCATCGCCGCTCATTGCGGCATGAAGAGCGGGATCGCGGACAGGGATTTTTTCGAGAACTTCTCTTCCATGGTTGGAAGCCACGACCATTTTTACGGAGATACTGCCGCCCTCTTGATACCGACCAGGAGAAGACCTCTGAAGAAGCTGCTGAAGAACGACACTCATTTCAAGAAGCTTGTCCATGGTAGCGATATCCCGGTCCCCTCAATCCCTGCATCGCTGACAGGTATCGTCCCCCTCGAACAGATCAAGAAGATAGCAAGGATCCGGAATCCCTTCGAGCGGGACTATCTGGCGAAAAAAGCCGCCGGATTCCCCGACGACGTCTTCTCGAGAGCCTCGGACATTCTCAATCTCAAAGCAGAGATAAAATAA
- a CDS encoding lysophospholipid acyltransferase family protein, whose product MKKLFYYTLRFIGFIIGKTFFHLKVEGKEHIPKYGPYIIVANHLSYLDPVAVHGVSRRQLSFFMLAEWYYDRRHRWFYDIFGCIPLKKGGANPEAFERAIKVINQGDPFVIFPEGGVSRTGKIMTWQPGVGLLALRTGAPVIPVIIRGTSEVLPAGSSELKVHPVSVYAGPPLSFNVKKRGTTTRSEVQEATRKIRDAFIALAKEKGLYNEIVGPEVEKEKIIEDEEDVED is encoded by the coding sequence ATGAAGAAACTTTTCTATTACACATTAAGATTCATTGGATTCATTATCGGCAAGACGTTCTTTCACCTGAAGGTCGAGGGAAAAGAGCATATTCCGAAGTACGGGCCTTACATCATTGTGGCCAATCATCTGAGCTATCTCGACCCGGTGGCCGTTCATGGAGTGAGCAGGAGGCAACTCAGCTTCTTCATGCTGGCTGAATGGTATTATGACAGAAGGCATAGATGGTTCTATGACATTTTTGGCTGCATTCCCCTGAAGAAAGGAGGAGCCAATCCGGAAGCTTTCGAGCGAGCCATTAAGGTAATAAATCAGGGTGATCCATTCGTGATCTTCCCTGAAGGAGGAGTGAGCCGAACCGGAAAGATAATGACTTGGCAGCCCGGAGTCGGTCTCCTTGCGCTGAGAACCGGAGCTCCCGTTATTCCCGTCATCATCAGGGGGACTTCAGAGGTCCTCCCAGCCGGAAGCTCTGAACTGAAGGTGCATCCGGTGAGCGTCTATGCGGGACCGCCTCTTTCTTTTAATGTGAAGAAAAGGGGAACGACCACGAGGAGCGAGGTCCAGGAGGCAACCCGGAAGATCCGCGATGCTTTCATCGCCCTGGCGAAGGAGAAGGGTCTCTATAATGAAATCGTTGGACCCGAGGTTGAAAAAGAGAAAATCATCGAGGACGAAGAAGACGTTGAAGATTGA